The DNA window AAGCTGAGTTGGTTGAAACTTTAAGTGGTGAAGGTCCTTTCACAGTTTTTGCACCAACAGATGAAGCATTTGATAAATTACCAGAAGGCACTCTGGAAGAATTACTCAATGATAAAGAAAAACTGAGGAAAGTGCTGACATATCATGTGGTTTCTGGGAAATACATGGCAAATGAAGTTGTGGAAATGGATAGCATAAAAACAGTTCAAGGTGAAAATCTATCTATTACTGCTAATGGGGGTGTAATGGTAAATGATGCAAATGTTACACAGACTGATATAGAAAGTAGTAATGGAGTTATCCATGCCATAGATAAAGTTATATTGCCGCCATCAATGACCGAAACTGAAGAGATGAATATTGTAGAAACCGCAATCTCAGAAGGTTCTTTTAATACACTGGTACAGGCGGTGCAAGCTGCAGGTTTAGAAAATACTCTGAGAGGTGATGGACCATACACAGTATTTGCACCAACAGATGAAGCATTTGAAAAACTTCCTGAAGGAACGATTGAAAATTTGCTTGCAGATGAAGAACAATTAACAAATGTATTAACCTACCACGTGGTTTCTGGGGAATACATGGCAAATGAAGTTGTGGAAATGGAATCAATAGAGACTCTTCAGGGCAGTACGCTTGAAATAACTACAACAGATAGTGAAGTGAATATTGGTAATGCTACCGTTGTGCAAACCGATATAAAATGCAGTAACGGAGTTATTCATGTAATTGATGAGGTTTTAATACCCTAATTAAAG is part of the Methanohalobium evestigatum Z-7303 genome and encodes:
- a CDS encoding fasciclin domain-containing protein; the protein is MKIRYLVVLLTISMVLVSGCVQTEQQTEKNIVETAQDSDSFNTLVQAVQEAELVETLSGEGPFTVFAPTDEAFDKLPEGTLEELLNDKEKLRKVLTYHVVSGKYMANEVVEMDSIKTVQGENLSITANGGVMVNDANVTQTDIESSNGVIHAIDKVILPPSMTETEEMNIVETAISEGSFNTLVQAVQAAGLENTLRGDGPYTVFAPTDEAFEKLPEGTIENLLADEEQLTNVLTYHVVSGEYMANEVVEMESIETLQGSTLEITTTDSEVNIGNATVVQTDIKCSNGVIHVIDEVLIP